The window GCTGTTCTCCCGGCGCATCAGTGAGCGCAGGATCGTCGACGGCCATGCCGATCTGCTGGCCGACGACATCTTCTGCCTCGACGACGGCCCCGAACTGCTGGACTGCCTGGAGTTCGACGACACCCTGCGCTACGTCGACACCGTCGACGATGCGGCGTTTTTGGCGATGGACCTCGAATACCTCGGCCACCCGGAGTTGGGCGAGCACTTCATGCAGACCTACACCCGGCTGGCCGGCGACGACGCACCGGCCTCGCTGCGCCACTTCTACATCGCCTACCGCGCGGTCGTGCGCGCGAAGGTGGACTGCGTTAGGCACGGCCAGGGCGTCGCCGGTGCGGCCGACGACGCCCGGCGCCACCTCGAGATCGCCCGTGACCATCTGCGCACCGGCGCGGTCCGGCTGATCCTGGTCGGCGGCGGACCGGGCACCGGCAAGACCACGGTCGCCCGAGCGCTGGCGGAACGCCTTGGCGCTGTGGCGATCTCGACAGATGATGTCCGAGCTGAGATGGTGCGCCTGGGCGAGCTGAGTGGAGACCCCGGCATGCTGGACCAGGGCCTGTACACGCCGGAGAACATCGACGCCGTCTACGACGGTGTGCTGCGGCGCGCCCATCTGAGCCTGTGTGAGGGGCGCACCGTGATCCTCGACGGCACCTGGGGCGACCCGCGGCACCGCGAGCGTGCCCGGCAGGTGGCGCAGCAGGCCGCTACCGGCACAGTGGAATTCGCCTGCGCCGCGCCGCTTGAGGCGAGCGTGGCCCGGATCCGGACCCGCACCGCGACCACCTCGCAGGTGACTCCGGAGATCGCCACCGCAATCGCCAACCGCGAAGACGGCGTCTGGACGGGCGCGCACCGCCTCGACACCACCCGCGCACCGGCCGATTCCCTGGCCGAGGCGCTCCAGATCTGCCGCCTGTCCACCTGAGCAGTCCCGCACCACAGCTGGAGGAACCCGATGCCGAGCCGTTACGTCGAAGATATTGCGGGCCTGAGGATGGCCGACGCCGAGGAGGCGGGTGGCAAAGGCGCCAACATGGGCGAGATGGTGGCCGCCGGGCTCCCCGTTCCGCCCGGATTCGTGGTCCTTCGCGTTAGCTACCTGGAGTCCATGGCGGCCGCGGGGGTGGCCGACGAACTCAACGCCGCCCACCGCGAGACGATGCTGCATGCCCGCGAGCCGGGCCGCTTCGACGAGATGTGCGACAAGATGCGGGCGCTGGTTCTGCACGCGGGCATGCCCGACGACGTGCGCGAGCGCATCGTCATGGCCTACCGCGCCATGGGCTCGAATGTCAATGTCGCCGTTCGATCTTCGGCCACCGGTGAGGACGGCGCCGACGCCTCGTTCGCCGGTATGAACGCCACCTTCACCAACATCTCCGGCGAGGCGGAAGTGGTCGACGCGGTGCAGCGCTGCTGGGCGTCGTTGTTCGGCGCCCGCGTGGTGGCCTACCGGGCCAGCCGCGGCTTCAGCGCCGACCCGGCGATGGCGGTGGTGGTCCAGCAGATGATCGCCTCCGAGCGCTCCGGTGTGGCGTTTACCGCTGACCCGACCACCGACGAGACCGACCGGGTGGTCGTCGAGGGCGCCTTCGGCCAGGGCGAGGTCGTGGTGTCCGGATCGGTGGAGCCCGACACCTACGTGGTTTCCAAGGAGACCGGCGAGATCATCTCCCGCCGAATCGGTCACAAGTCGTTCAAGATCGTTCGCGGCGCCGACGGCACCGACCAGACCGTCCAGCTCTCCGAGGCCGAGGCCGACTCCCCGGTGCTCAACGACGACGAGGTGCGCACCATCGCCGACATCGCGGTCCGCAGCGAGCGGCACGCGGGTTCGCCGCAGGACACCGAGTGGGCCATCGCCGACGGCAAGACCTGGATCGTGCAAACCCGCCCGATCACCACCCTGCACCGGGTCGGCAAGCCCGTTCCGGAGACCCACGACGTGCTGGTGCAGGGTCTGCCCGCCGTGCCCGGCGAGGCCTCCGGCACGGTCCGCGTCCTGCTCGATGTCGCCGACGGCGGCCGGCTGCAGGACGGTGAGGTGCTGGTGGCCCAGATGACCAACCCGGACTGGCTGCCCACCATGCGCCGCGCGTCGGCCCTTGTGACCGACACCGGCGGTATGACGTGCCACGCCGCCATCGTCGCCCGCGAGCTCGGGGTGCCCTGCATCGTCGGCGCCCGCACCGCCACCAAGGACCTCAAGGACGGCACCGTGGTCACGGTGGACGGTACCCACGGCCGGGTGCTGGCCGGTCGCACCACCGGCGGGGCACAGACCGCCCCGGTGGCCCAGCCCGGTGCGGTGACAGCGGTTGCCGCAGAGGTGACCGCCACCAAGGTCTACGTCAACGTCGCCATGCCCGACAAAGCCGAGCAGGCCGCCGAACTCGACGTCGACGGCGTCGGACTGCTGCGTGCCGAGCTCATCCTCGAAGACGCCCTGCACAACCGGCATCCGCGCGACCTCATCGCCCACGGTGAGCAGGACAGCCTGGTCGACTCGCTGGCCGGCGCCGTCGGCCGGGTGGCCGCCGCGTTCGCCCCGCGGCCGGTGGTGTATCGCGCATCGGACTTCCGCACCAACGAGTTTCGCAACCTCAAGGGCGGCGACCTGTACGAGCCCGAAGAGCACAACCCGATGATCGGCTTTCGCGGGTGCTACCGGTACATCAGCAATCCGGATCTCTTCGACCTCGAACTCAAGGCGCTGGCCCGGGTTCGCGAGCAGAATCCCAACCTGCACTTGATGATTCCGTTCGTGCGCACCAAGTGGGAGCTGGAGAAGTGCCTCGAGCTGGTCGACGCCAGCCCGCTGGGCCGCCAGCGCGGCCTGCACCGCTGGGTGATGGCCGAGGTCCCCTCGGTGGTGTACTGGCTGCCCGAGTATGTCGGCATGGGCATCGACGGTGTGTCGATCGGTAGCAACGACCTGACCCAGCTGGTGCTCGGGGTGGACCGTGATTCCGACCTGTGCGCCGAGCTCTACGACGAGTCCGACGCCGCGGTCCTCGACGCCATCGGCCGGATCATCACCACTGCGCGCAAGCTCGGCATCACCGCCTCGCTGTGCGGCCAGGCGCCGTCGAGCCGGCCGGACTTCGCCGAACACCTTGTGCGCGCGGGCATCACGTCGATCTCGGTCACCCCTGACGTCGCGCAGAAGACGCGGCGCAACGTCGCCGCCGCTGAGCGGCGTCTGCTACTCGAATCCGCCCGGGGCCGTGACAGCGATCTGCGATGACCCCACGCTGACCGCCGCAGCCGTCGCCGGCGCACCGCTGGCCGACGTGCTGCGGCGGTTGGACACCTCCGCTGAGGGACTGTCCAGCGCCGAGGCGGCTGCCCGGCTGGCCCGGGTGGGGCCGAATTCGCTTCGGACACATCGGGTCAGCGCCTGGGCGGTGTTGCGCCGGCAACTCAACAACGCGGTGCTGATGCTGCTCGCGGTGACCGCGGTGGTGTCGTTCTTCCTCGGCGACTCCACCCAGGCCGTCATCATCGGCATCATCCTGGCCGTCAGCGTCGGCCTCGGTTTCCTCAACGAGTACCGCGCCGAACGTGCCGCCGCCGCGTTGCACTCCTGGGTTCGCCACACCGCGCTGGTGCGCCGCGACGGGCACTACGCCAAGCTCGACGTCAACGACCTGGTGCCCGGCGACGTCATCCAACTGACGCTGGGTGAACTGGTTCCCGCCGACGTCCGGCTGATCACGGGCAACGGGCTGGAATGCATCGAGTCCATCCTGACCGGTGAGTCCACCGCCGCCGAGAAGTCGCCCGAGCCCGCACCGTCGGATACCGCGCTGGCCGATGCCACCGATCTGGCCTTCATGGGCACCGTCGTCAGCGCAGGCGACGCGACGGCGGTGGTCTACGCCACCGGTGCCGACGCGCAGTTCGGCAAGATCGCCGCCGGGCTGGGGGAGCGTCAGCCCGAGACCGACTTCCAGATCGGCCTGCGCCGGTTCTCCTACCTGCTGCTGCAGGTGGCGATCACGCTGACCGTCCTGATCCTGGTGACCAACCTGCTGCTGCGTCGTCCAGTGATCGACTCGGTGCTCTTCGCGCTCGCCATCGCCGTCGGCATCACCCCGCAGCTGCTGCCCGCGGTGGTGAGCACCAGCCTGGCCACCGGCTCACGGCGGCTGGCCCGGCTCAAGGTTCTGGTCAAACGTCTGGTGTGCATCGAGGACCTCGGCGACATCGACATCCTGCTCACCGACAAGACCGGCACCCTCACCGAGGGGCACATCACCCTGATCGAGGCGGTCGATCCGGCGGGCGCGGCCAGCGACACGGTGTTGCGGCACGGCATGCTGGCCACCGACGTCGACCTGGCCGTCGGCGGCACCAGCGCCAACGCGCTGGACGCCGCGCTGTGGGAGTCCGAGGCCGGCCGGCAGGTGGTGACCGCCGGCGCCCGCCGGCTCGCCGAAGTGCCGTTCGACCACATTCGACGGGCCACCTCGGCGCTGGTCGACGACGCCGGCAGCCGGCTGCTGATCGTCAAGGGTGCCCCCGAGCAGGTCCTCGAGCACTGCGTCGCGGTGCCCGCCGGTGCACAGCCCACACTGGACCGGCTCTTCGCCGAAGGCCGTCGGGTGGTGGCGGTGGCCAGCCGGCCGGCACCCGAGCTGAGCACCGTCACCGCCGCCGACGAGACCGGCCTGACCCTGGACGGTTTCCTGGTGTTCGCCGACCAGCCCAAGCAGGCCGCCCGTGCATCCCTGGAACAGTTGGCGGCGTTGGGCATCGAGCTGAAGGTGGCCACCGGCGACAATCCGCAGGTGGCCGAAAAGGTCTGTGCAGACCTCGGATTGGCGTCGAAGGGCACCGTCACGGGCGCGCAGCTCGACACCCTCGACGACGCCGCGTTCGAGGCGGCCGCGCAGTCGGCCACCGTGTTCGCCCGGATCTCCCCGGAGCAGAAGGCCAGGCTGATCACGGTGTTGCGCCGCACCGGGCGCTCGGTCGGGTTCATGGGCGACGGCGTCAACGACGCGCTCGCGCTGCACTCGGCCGACGTCGGCATCTCCGTCGACACCGCCGCCGACGTGGCCAAGGACGCCGCCGACGTGGTGCTGCTCGAGAAGGACCTCGGCGTGCTGGCCACCGGAGTCGCCGAGGGCCGCCGGATCTTCGCCAACACCATCAAGTACGTGCTGATGGGGACGTCGAGCAACTTCGGCAACATGTTCTCTGCGGCGGCCGCCTCGGCGGTCCTGACGTTCCTGCCGATGCTGCCCAGCCAGATCCTGCTCAACAACCTGCTCTACGACACCTCACAGCTGGCCATCCCGACCGACCGCGTCGACGAGGAACAGTTGCACGCCCCATCGCACTGGAACATCGCCTTCATCCGGCGGTTCATGCTGACGTTCGGTCCGATCAGCTCGTTGTTCGACTTCCTGACCTTCGGGCTCATGCTCGGCGTGCTGCACGCCGGGCCGGTCGAGTTCCGCACCGGCTGGTTCGTGGAGTCATTGGCGACCCAGACGCTGATCATCTTCGCGATCCGAACCCGGCGAATTCCCTTCCTGCGCAGCCGTCCCGGCGCTCTGCTGACCCTGACCACCTTCTCGGTGATCGTGATCGGCATCGTGCTGACCATCTCGCCGTTGGCGCATGCACTGGGCTTCACCCCTTTGCCGTGGCAGTTCTTCGGTGCGCTGGCGCTGTTCGTCGTCGCGTACCTGGTGCTGGTGGAGATCACCAAAGTGGTGTTCTACGCCGAGCCCATCCGGGCACCCGGCGCGGTGCTCAGGACTCGCGGGCGCGAGCACCGGATTCACCGGCGCGCAGCACGATTCAGCCACGGCGGCCGGCTACCGCAGCGGAGCTGAGGTCGCTCGGTCAGCCGTTGGACGACAGCACCGGGCTGCCGTTGCGGCGAGCACGCCCGCTGGACTTGGCCAGCCGGGCCAGCCGGTCGATGCCGCGTTGGATCCCGGCGGCGAGTTCGTCGATGTCCGGTGCGGCGTCGAAGTCGCCGAGCAGCCCCAAGGTGAACTCGTCGGCATAGCTGAGGATGGCGATGCCGGTGCGGAAGCCGGCCGCGATCGGCGGCACCGGCAGCAACCGAACCACCGTGCGGCCCATCACCGTCAGCTGAGTGCGGGGACCCGGCACATTGGTCACCACCGTGACGACGGAACGCTGGGGCAGCCGGGACAGCAGCCGAACCGTCCACGCGGTCACCGGGAACGGCAGCAGGCTAGTGGCCCAGACCAGCAGACTGCCGGCCTGTCGCTGGCCACTGGACTTCGCGACACCCATCCGGGTGTGCACCGTGCGCAGGCGCGCCAGGGGGTCGGCCAGGTCGACCGGCAGCAACGACAGCATCAGCGACACCCGGTTGTCGGAGGTGTCCCCGGCGTCGGCGGCGCGCACCGACACCGGCACCAGCGTGCGCAGTGAGTCCGCTCTCGGCTGCTGGCCGCGGCGCAGCAGGGCGGTGCGGTAACTGTCGGCGACCGCTGCCAGCGCGACGTCGTTGATGGTCACCCCGAAGGTGTGGGCGATCTCCTCGACGTCGTGCAGCGACACCGCCGCCGAACTGTAGCGGCGCAGATCCCCGATCGGCCCGGTGAACGACGAGCGCGCAGCGGGGCGCAGGAGGCTGACCGTGATCCCGGCGGCACCGCCGGCGGCCCGCAGCGCAACCTTGCCCACCGAGCGGGTCCAGCGGACCGATTCGTTGATCCAGTCAACAGGGTTGAGGCTGGGGACCGGCAGCGATGGCCGACGCGCCGGGTGGCGGGCAGCGCCGATGGAACTGGCGAAGGTGGTGACACCGGTGTCGTCGCACAGACCGGTCAGCAGATTGCTGGCCGCGATACCGTCGGCCAGCGCATGATGCACCTTGACCAGCAGCGCCCATCGGTTCTGGGCCAGGCCCTCGATCACCCAGCACTCCCACAGCGGGCGCTCGCGGTCCAGCCGCCGTTCCATGATCGTGGCGATCTCGGCGAACAGCGCGACGTCGTCACCCGGCGCCGGCAGCGCGGCGCGGCGCACGTGCCGGGCGAGGTCGAAGTCGGGGTCGTCGACCCACTCGGGTGCGGTGAGGTCCAGCGGGTGCGTGCGCAGCACCTGGGTGCTGCGCGGGTTGGACAGGCAGCGCGCGCCAATGGTCTCAAGTACTTCGTCGAACTCGGGGGTCGGGCCCGCCAGTACGGCCACGCCGCCGATCGCCAGGCTCACGTGGTGGTCGGCGTCCTCGATCTGCAGGAAACCCGCATCCAATGTCGTCAGATGCTCTGCCATCGCCGGCCTTCCCGCAACCCCCGTCATGATCAGTGTGTCGCGTCCGGCGACGGAACAGCAGGGCCGGAAGTCCCCGGCTCAGGGGCTATCGACGAGCGGCGCGGGCCGTCGACCGGCTCGAGTTCGGTGTCGCTGAAGAACTCCAGCAGGTACCTGCTCTCCTCGATGTCGCCGATGGTGCGGCGGGCCTTCTTGCGGGTGACGAGAATGCCGACCGCGGCCACCGCCCAGACGACGTACTGCACGGACCACGCCAGGCGGAACGACCCGAACGAGTACCCGCCGGCCGCCCCGACGATCACGCCAATCGCCTGCATCACCAGCAGCGAGGCCAGGAAGCCGCCCATGTTCACCGCCCCCTGGGCGGTGCCCAGCGTCGACTGCGGGTTGAAGGTGCGGGCGAAGTCGAAGCCGACCATCGAGCCCGGACCGCCGACCGAGATCACCACGACCAGCACCGCCAGCAGCCAGTGCGGGGTCGGTGACGGCATCGCGAGCACCACCGTCCACATCAGGGCGTTGCTGGCGATGATGCCCAGCACCAGCCACGACCGGCGGTGCGGGTGGCGGCCGGTAAGAATGCCGATGACCACACCGGACACGATCGCCGACACCACCGAGACAATCAGCAGCGTCCCCGCCGCGCTGCGCGAAAGATTTTGCGCCACAGTCAGATACGGAACACCCCACATCAGCGCGAAGACGGTCACCGAGAACTGCGTGCCCATGTGTGTGAAGAAGCCGAGCCGGGTGCCGGGCCGCATCCACACTGTCTTGACGCCGCCCAGGGTTTCGCGCAGTCCGCTCACCGGCCTGCGCACGACGGCGCCGCTGGGGGTGTCCTTGACCAGCAGCAGGGTCAGCACCAGCGACAGCACGCCCAGCGCTGCGACCGAGGTATAGGCCGTCGTCCACCCCGAGCCGATGAGCAGGCCGAGGAACGGGACGGCCGACAGCACCTGGCCGAGCTGACCCGAGATGCCGGTCAACTGGGTGACCAGGGGGATCTGGCGGACGGTGAACCAACAGGGGACCAGACGCAGGACCGAGATGAAGGTGAAGGCGTCACCCAGTCCGAC is drawn from Candidatus Mycolicibacterium alkanivorans and contains these coding sequences:
- a CDS encoding bifunctional aminoglycoside phosphotransferase/ATP-binding protein, which gives rise to MGLPPMNDAPAPSGATPHPQVAETHTGMVFLVGDRAYKVKKPVVTDFLDFSTLDRREHACAREVVLNSRLAPNSYLGIAHFAEPGGLAEPVIVMRRHPDERRLATLVRRGEPVEDHLTAVALVLSQFHAGASRGRDVDAQARVDAITGRWQENLDELQRYAQGLVPGLDPEAVAETRRLAIDFVAGRSVLFSRRISERRIVDGHADLLADDIFCLDDGPELLDCLEFDDTLRYVDTVDDAAFLAMDLEYLGHPELGEHFMQTYTRLAGDDAPASLRHFYIAYRAVVRAKVDCVRHGQGVAGAADDARRHLEIARDHLRTGAVRLILVGGGPGTGKTTVARALAERLGAVAISTDDVRAEMVRLGELSGDPGMLDQGLYTPENIDAVYDGVLRRAHLSLCEGRTVILDGTWGDPRHRERARQVAQQAATGTVEFACAAPLEASVARIRTRTATTSQVTPEIATAIANREDGVWTGAHRLDTTRAPADSLAEALQICRLST
- the ppsA gene encoding phosphoenolpyruvate synthase codes for the protein MPSRYVEDIAGLRMADAEEAGGKGANMGEMVAAGLPVPPGFVVLRVSYLESMAAAGVADELNAAHRETMLHAREPGRFDEMCDKMRALVLHAGMPDDVRERIVMAYRAMGSNVNVAVRSSATGEDGADASFAGMNATFTNISGEAEVVDAVQRCWASLFGARVVAYRASRGFSADPAMAVVVQQMIASERSGVAFTADPTTDETDRVVVEGAFGQGEVVVSGSVEPDTYVVSKETGEIISRRIGHKSFKIVRGADGTDQTVQLSEAEADSPVLNDDEVRTIADIAVRSERHAGSPQDTEWAIADGKTWIVQTRPITTLHRVGKPVPETHDVLVQGLPAVPGEASGTVRVLLDVADGGRLQDGEVLVAQMTNPDWLPTMRRASALVTDTGGMTCHAAIVARELGVPCIVGARTATKDLKDGTVVTVDGTHGRVLAGRTTGGAQTAPVAQPGAVTAVAAEVTATKVYVNVAMPDKAEQAAELDVDGVGLLRAELILEDALHNRHPRDLIAHGEQDSLVDSLAGAVGRVAAAFAPRPVVYRASDFRTNEFRNLKGGDLYEPEEHNPMIGFRGCYRYISNPDLFDLELKALARVREQNPNLHLMIPFVRTKWELEKCLELVDASPLGRQRGLHRWVMAEVPSVVYWLPEYVGMGIDGVSIGSNDLTQLVLGVDRDSDLCAELYDESDAAVLDAIGRIITTARKLGITASLCGQAPSSRPDFAEHLVRAGITSISVTPDVAQKTRRNVAAAERRLLLESARGRDSDLR
- the mgtA gene encoding magnesium-translocating P-type ATPase, giving the protein MCDDPTLTAAAVAGAPLADVLRRLDTSAEGLSSAEAAARLARVGPNSLRTHRVSAWAVLRRQLNNAVLMLLAVTAVVSFFLGDSTQAVIIGIILAVSVGLGFLNEYRAERAAAALHSWVRHTALVRRDGHYAKLDVNDLVPGDVIQLTLGELVPADVRLITGNGLECIESILTGESTAAEKSPEPAPSDTALADATDLAFMGTVVSAGDATAVVYATGADAQFGKIAAGLGERQPETDFQIGLRRFSYLLLQVAITLTVLILVTNLLLRRPVIDSVLFALAIAVGITPQLLPAVVSTSLATGSRRLARLKVLVKRLVCIEDLGDIDILLTDKTGTLTEGHITLIEAVDPAGAASDTVLRHGMLATDVDLAVGGTSANALDAALWESEAGRQVVTAGARRLAEVPFDHIRRATSALVDDAGSRLLIVKGAPEQVLEHCVAVPAGAQPTLDRLFAEGRRVVAVASRPAPELSTVTAADETGLTLDGFLVFADQPKQAARASLEQLAALGIELKVATGDNPQVAEKVCADLGLASKGTVTGAQLDTLDDAAFEAAAQSATVFARISPEQKARLITVLRRTGRSVGFMGDGVNDALALHSADVGISVDTAADVAKDAADVVLLEKDLGVLATGVAEGRRIFANTIKYVLMGTSSNFGNMFSAAAASAVLTFLPMLPSQILLNNLLYDTSQLAIPTDRVDEEQLHAPSHWNIAFIRRFMLTFGPISSLFDFLTFGLMLGVLHAGPVEFRTGWFVESLATQTLIIFAIRTRRIPFLRSRPGALLTLTTFSVIVIGIVLTISPLAHALGFTPLPWQFFGALALFVVAYLVLVEITKVVFYAEPIRAPGAVLRTRGREHRIHRRAARFSHGGRLPQRS
- a CDS encoding WS/DGAT/MGAT family O-acyltransferase, with protein sequence MAEHLTTLDAGFLQIEDADHHVSLAIGGVAVLAGPTPEFDEVLETIGARCLSNPRSTQVLRTHPLDLTAPEWVDDPDFDLARHVRRAALPAPGDDVALFAEIATIMERRLDRERPLWECWVIEGLAQNRWALLVKVHHALADGIAASNLLTGLCDDTGVTTFASSIGAARHPARRPSLPVPSLNPVDWINESVRWTRSVGKVALRAAGGAAGITVSLLRPAARSSFTGPIGDLRRYSSAAVSLHDVEEIAHTFGVTINDVALAAVADSYRTALLRRGQQPRADSLRTLVPVSVRAADAGDTSDNRVSLMLSLLPVDLADPLARLRTVHTRMGVAKSSGQRQAGSLLVWATSLLPFPVTAWTVRLLSRLPQRSVVTVVTNVPGPRTQLTVMGRTVVRLLPVPPIAAGFRTGIAILSYADEFTLGLLGDFDAAPDIDELAAGIQRGIDRLARLAKSSGRARRNGSPVLSSNG
- a CDS encoding MFS transporter; its protein translation is MRAWIVWSTGLLAYVVAVLDRTTMGVSGLDAAKRFAASPGVLSTFVVLQVIVYAAAQIPAGVLLDRFGSKVMILSGGTLMVIGQLSLAFTESLPTAIAARAVVGLGDAFTFISVLRLVPCWFTVRQIPLVTQLTGISGQLGQVLSAVPFLGLLIGSGWTTAYTSVAALGVLSLVLTLLLVKDTPSGAVVRRPVSGLRETLGGVKTVWMRPGTRLGFFTHMGTQFSVTVFALMWGVPYLTVAQNLSRSAAGTLLIVSVVSAIVSGVVIGILTGRHPHRRSWLVLGIIASNALMWTVVLAMPSPTPHWLLAVLVVVISVGGPGSMVGFDFARTFNPQSTLGTAQGAVNMGGFLASLLVMQAIGVIVGAAGGYSFGSFRLAWSVQYVVWAVAAVGILVTRKKARRTIGDIEESRYLLEFFSDTELEPVDGPRRSSIAPEPGTSGPAVPSPDATH